One segment of Zhihengliuella halotolerans DNA contains the following:
- a CDS encoding RidA family protein, which yields MPKAVTLIRSRSLSDAAEYAYAATAPADARLVFLAGACPLNADGTTAGVGDYAVQAAKCIENMTTALAEAGATLENVISTRVLVASSRQADLVAAWEVVRDSFGDHDAPSTLLGVTVLGYDHQLVEIEAVAAICD from the coding sequence ATGCCCAAGGCAGTGACCCTCATTCGTTCACGCTCGCTCTCCGACGCCGCCGAGTACGCGTACGCCGCCACGGCCCCCGCGGATGCGCGGCTCGTCTTCCTCGCCGGCGCCTGTCCGCTCAACGCCGACGGCACGACGGCGGGCGTCGGCGACTACGCGGTGCAGGCTGCGAAGTGCATCGAGAACATGACCACGGCCCTGGCCGAGGCGGGGGCGACCCTGGAGAACGTCATCAGCACCCGCGTGCTTGTCGCCTCAAGCCGGCAGGCGGACCTGGTCGCCGCGTGGGAGGTCGTCCGCGACTCGTTCGGCGACCACGACGCACCCAGCACCCTGCTCGGCGTCACCGTGCTCGGCTACGACCATCAGCTCGTGGAGATCGAGGCGGTCGCGGCCATCTGCGACTGA
- a CDS encoding aminotransferase class I/II-fold pyridoxal phosphate-dependent enzyme, which produces MEVLARVAELRASGRDVISLCAGEPSGGAPAPVSEAAAAIHGSGVPLTYTPALGIASLREAIAGHYRRWYGLDVDPRNVAVTTGSSGAFTLLFLTAFNPGDRVALAKPGYPAYRNILKALGIEVVEIACGHETRYQPTPELLDAAAEAHGPLAGVVLASPANPTGTMLDRAELTALADWCRTNDARLVSDEIYHGITYPEPGAADPAGVCSWELDRETIVISSFSKYWGMTGWRLGWALVPDSLIGAVDALASNVALCPPAPAQMAAVAAFSEESYAAGERFVAEFAATREALLARLPELGWGESAPADGAFYLYAELGEQMAGFADSAEYCTALLEAEGVALTPGSDFDDERGRQAVRLSFAASQADVLEAVERIIRFQAARRR; this is translated from the coding sequence ATGGAGGTCCTCGCACGGGTCGCCGAGCTGCGCGCGTCCGGCCGCGACGTGATCTCGCTGTGCGCGGGCGAACCCTCCGGCGGCGCTCCGGCCCCGGTCTCCGAGGCGGCGGCCGCGATCCACGGGTCCGGGGTCCCGCTGACCTACACGCCCGCACTCGGCATCGCCTCCCTGCGCGAGGCCATCGCCGGGCACTACCGCCGCTGGTACGGCCTCGACGTCGACCCGCGCAACGTCGCCGTGACCACCGGCTCCTCGGGCGCGTTCACCCTCCTCTTCCTGACGGCGTTCAACCCGGGGGACCGGGTCGCGCTCGCCAAGCCCGGCTACCCCGCGTACCGGAACATCCTCAAAGCACTGGGGATCGAGGTCGTGGAGATCGCGTGCGGGCACGAGACCCGCTACCAGCCCACCCCCGAGCTGCTCGACGCCGCGGCCGAGGCGCACGGACCGCTCGCCGGCGTCGTGCTGGCCTCGCCCGCCAATCCGACCGGCACGATGTTGGACCGGGCCGAGCTGACGGCGCTCGCCGACTGGTGCCGGACCAACGACGCGCGCCTGGTCAGCGACGAGATCTACCACGGCATCACCTACCCGGAGCCGGGCGCGGCCGACCCGGCGGGCGTGTGCTCGTGGGAGCTGGACCGGGAGACGATCGTCATCTCCAGCTTCTCCAAGTACTGGGGAATGACCGGCTGGCGTCTCGGCTGGGCGCTCGTGCCGGACAGTCTGATCGGCGCCGTCGACGCACTGGCGTCCAATGTGGCCCTGTGCCCGCCGGCGCCCGCGCAGATGGCAGCCGTCGCGGCGTTCAGCGAGGAGTCCTACGCGGCCGGCGAGCGGTTCGTTGCCGAGTTCGCCGCGACCCGCGAGGCGCTGCTCGCGCGCCTGCCCGAGCTGGGCTGGGGCGAGTCCGCGCCCGCCGACGGGGCGTTCTACCTCTACGCGGAACTGGGCGAGCAAATGGCCGGATTCGCCGATTCGGCGGAGTACTGCACGGCCCTGTTGGAGGCAGAGGGGGTCGCGCTCACCCCGGGTTCGGACTTCGACGACGAACGCGGCCGGCAGGCAGTCCGCCTGAGCTTCGCCGCGTCGCAGGCGGACGTGCTCGAGGCCGTCGAGCGGATCATCCGTTTCCAGGCCGCCCGGCGCCGCTGA
- a CDS encoding four-helix bundle copper-binding protein, protein MPHHITSMLETHPAAGPALDQQKLAECVEACFACAQTCTACADACLAEDTVAQLTGCIRRDADCADVCTATGSILTRQTGENEAVVRAVLDACRVSCGTCSEECRRCEQACADLLASLG, encoded by the coding sequence ATGCCACACCACATCACGTCCATGCTCGAGACCCACCCGGCGGCCGGTCCGGCTCTGGATCAGCAGAAGCTGGCCGAGTGCGTCGAGGCCTGCTTCGCGTGCGCCCAGACCTGCACCGCCTGCGCGGACGCGTGCCTGGCCGAGGACACGGTCGCGCAGCTGACCGGGTGCATCCGCAGGGACGCCGACTGCGCAGACGTCTGCACGGCCACCGGCAGCATCCTGACCCGTCAGACGGGTGAGAACGAGGCAGTCGTGCGCGCGGTCCTCGACGCCTGCCGGGTCAGCTGCGGCACGTGCTCCGAGGAGTGCCGCCGGTGCGAACAGGCCTGCGCCGACCTCCTCGCGTCCCTCGGCTGA
- a CDS encoding SRPBCC family protein, translating into MTVRFECTTQTSMPAAQLFDLSRSIDAHTDSMAESREQAVAGTTTGLIGLGEEVTWRAWHFGVPIRMTSRITAMDAPRSFVDEQVRGPFRSFRHVHEFTESPAGTTMVDRIEFAAPLGALGRLAEKLVLARYLEKLITTRNRYLVKDNPRG; encoded by the coding sequence ATGACGGTCCGATTCGAATGCACCACGCAGACGAGCATGCCTGCGGCGCAGCTTTTCGACCTCTCCCGAAGCATCGACGCCCACACCGACTCGATGGCGGAATCGCGCGAACAGGCCGTCGCCGGCACCACCACCGGTCTCATCGGGCTCGGCGAGGAGGTCACCTGGCGCGCCTGGCACTTCGGGGTCCCGATCCGCATGACCAGCCGCATCACCGCCATGGACGCACCCCGTTCATTCGTGGACGAGCAGGTCAGGGGCCCGTTCCGGAGCTTCCGGCACGTGCACGAGTTCACCGAAAGTCCCGCCGGCACCACCATGGTGGACCGGATCGAGTTCGCTGCCCCCTTGGGCGCCCTGGGCCGCCTGGCGGAGAAGCTCGTGCTCGCCCGTTACCTCGAGAAGCTCATCACGACGCGGAATCGGTACCTCGTCAAGGACAACCCGCGCGGATAA
- a CDS encoding class I SAM-dependent methyltransferase, which produces MTAHYDAFAEAYAAENEASILNAYYERPAMLELAGDVAGRHILDAGCGAGPSSEALRARGAEMAGFDASAAMIELARRRLGPDADLRVAALGEPLPYGDGEFDDVVSSLVLHYLRDWGPPLAELRRVLKPGGRLLLSVNHPFAFHLSTGGGYFPIVEWPMEVELAGREAVLNTWHRPLYAMTEAFAAAGFRIVSIGEPPVSADIPEDLVRNELGGRRRFVSFIFFALEAAV; this is translated from the coding sequence ATGACCGCCCACTACGACGCCTTCGCGGAAGCCTACGCCGCCGAGAACGAGGCGAGCATTCTCAACGCCTACTACGAGCGGCCCGCCATGCTCGAGCTCGCGGGCGACGTCGCCGGCCGGCACATCCTCGATGCGGGCTGCGGCGCGGGGCCGTCGTCCGAAGCCCTGCGCGCGCGGGGAGCGGAGATGGCCGGGTTCGACGCGAGCGCGGCCATGATCGAGCTGGCCCGCCGGCGGCTGGGGCCGGACGCGGACCTGCGCGTTGCCGCTCTGGGCGAGCCGCTGCCCTACGGAGACGGCGAATTCGACGACGTCGTCTCCTCCCTTGTCCTGCACTACCTCCGCGACTGGGGCCCGCCGCTGGCGGAGCTGCGCCGGGTCCTCAAGCCCGGCGGCCGGCTCCTGCTCTCGGTCAACCATCCCTTCGCGTTCCACTTGAGCACCGGCGGGGGCTACTTCCCGATCGTGGAGTGGCCGATGGAGGTCGAGCTCGCCGGCCGCGAGGCCGTTCTGAACACCTGGCATCGTCCGCTGTACGCGATGACCGAGGCCTTCGCCGCGGCGGGCTTCAGGATCGTCTCCATCGGCGAACCCCCTGTCTCAGCCGACATCCCGGAGGACCTGGTGCGGAACGAGCTCGGCGGCCGGCGCCGTTTCGTCTCCTTCATCTTCTTCGCGCTGGAGGCTGCCGTCTGA
- a CDS encoding CPBP family intramembrane glutamic endopeptidase, which translates to MTTTLAEPERTVQSHKLIPASLVAASAVLIFAVGNDLVGYTLLVGGVVVAAAVDRAFFRDLVLIAGGLFIVSLVPLHADLSLQHMTLMGGALTLAVLLPWLVSRYVYREDIIKFPVNTGRKWPLSAKLYLIGIVGLAYLVLPVYLLSTGVYQNWPDASDPVIFWRLFLGVNAVGIWDELFFVCTTFALLRRHFPDWTANILQAVIFSSFLWEIGYQAWGPLMTFPFALLQGYTFKLTKSLTYVVSVHLIFDFVLFLALVHAHNREWLPIFLY; encoded by the coding sequence ATGACGACCACACTGGCCGAGCCTGAGCGCACCGTTCAGAGCCACAAACTGATCCCGGCGTCCCTCGTCGCTGCTTCTGCAGTGCTGATCTTCGCCGTCGGAAACGATCTCGTCGGCTACACCCTGCTTGTCGGCGGGGTGGTGGTCGCGGCCGCCGTCGATCGCGCTTTCTTCAGAGATCTGGTGTTGATCGCGGGTGGATTGTTCATCGTCAGTCTCGTCCCGCTGCATGCCGACCTGAGCCTGCAACACATGACGCTCATGGGAGGCGCACTCACGCTGGCCGTTCTGCTGCCGTGGCTCGTCTCGCGGTACGTCTATCGCGAGGACATCATCAAGTTTCCCGTGAACACAGGCCGCAAGTGGCCGCTGTCCGCGAAGCTCTACCTGATCGGCATCGTCGGCCTCGCCTATCTGGTCCTGCCGGTATATCTGCTCAGTACCGGGGTCTACCAGAACTGGCCTGACGCGTCCGATCCCGTAATCTTCTGGCGGCTGTTCCTCGGGGTCAACGCCGTCGGTATCTGGGATGAGCTGTTCTTCGTCTGCACCACCTTTGCCCTGCTACGGCGACACTTTCCCGACTGGACGGCCAACATCCTGCAGGCCGTGATCTTCTCGTCCTTCCTCTGGGAAATCGGCTACCAGGCGTGGGGCCCGCTCATGACGTTCCCGTTCGCTCTGCTGCAGGGATACACCTTCAAACTGACCAAGTCGCTGACCTACGTCGTCTCGGTGCATCTGATCTTCGACTTCGTCCTGTTCCTGGCGCTGGTGCACGCCCACAACCGGGAGTGGCTGCCGATCTTCCTGTACTGA
- a CDS encoding NAD-dependent epimerase/dehydratase family protein, which yields MRRVLVLGGTGWLGRAIALNALRTGAEVVCLARGESGVPPAGARLVRADRRDPGAYDALSGDWDHVVELSYQSDLVEPALEALADRARHWTLISTMSVYRRNDEPGANETAEVLEPRDLSDYGQAKVAAERASSARLGDRLAVARAGLIVGPGDPSDRFGYWVARLHRGGPVLIPQTARRYVQVIDVGDLAEWVSTTGLEGRAGVFNVTGSSVPLAEFLTSAAAVSGYDGEFRSVSDEWLLRHDVHYWAGPRSLPLWLPVADAGFAQRDNTAFLEAGGRVRPIAETLQRALDDEIARGPLRPRRAGLTAEEESDLLRLRDDGPH from the coding sequence ATGAGAAGAGTCTTGGTGCTGGGTGGGACCGGTTGGTTGGGCCGCGCGATCGCGCTGAACGCGCTGCGAACGGGCGCGGAAGTTGTCTGCCTCGCCCGCGGTGAATCCGGGGTGCCGCCTGCCGGTGCTCGACTGGTTCGCGCGGACCGCCGGGATCCGGGAGCCTATGACGCCTTGAGTGGCGACTGGGACCACGTCGTCGAACTCTCCTACCAGTCTGACCTGGTCGAACCGGCGCTAGAAGCATTGGCTGACCGTGCACGTCACTGGACGTTGATTTCCACGATGTCCGTATACCGCCGAAACGATGAGCCCGGCGCGAACGAAACCGCTGAGGTGCTCGAACCTCGAGACCTGTCGGACTACGGGCAAGCGAAAGTGGCAGCTGAGCGAGCGTCGTCGGCGCGGCTCGGAGACCGGCTGGCGGTGGCGCGGGCAGGCTTGATCGTCGGGCCCGGCGATCCTTCGGATCGATTCGGTTACTGGGTGGCACGGCTTCATCGCGGTGGCCCGGTCCTGATTCCTCAGACCGCACGCCGGTACGTTCAGGTGATCGACGTTGGTGATCTCGCAGAGTGGGTCTCCACCACGGGCCTCGAAGGGCGGGCTGGCGTTTTCAATGTGACCGGTTCGAGCGTTCCGTTAGCTGAGTTTCTGACGTCAGCGGCAGCGGTTTCAGGGTACGACGGCGAATTTCGGTCGGTCTCCGATGAATGGTTGCTGCGCCACGACGTGCACTACTGGGCCGGCCCCCGTTCGTTGCCGCTGTGGCTGCCGGTCGCTGATGCTGGATTCGCGCAGCGCGACAACACGGCGTTCCTGGAAGCTGGCGGTCGCGTTCGGCCGATTGCGGAGACGTTGCAGCGCGCGCTCGACGACGAAATCGCGCGAGGTCCGCTCCGTCCGCGGCGCGCAGGCCTCACTGCAGAAGAAGAATCAGACCTGCTCCGGCTGCGGGACGATGGTCCGCACTGA
- a CDS encoding aldo/keto reductase: MMKRTLGRTGFDVSVIGLGTWQLGADWGDVKEEDALAVLDAAYDSGVTFFDTADVYGDGRSEALIGRWLKANPGASVTVATKMGRRVEQLHENYTLDAFRAWNDRSRSNLGVDTLDLVQLHCPPTSVYSDDAVYDALDTMVEEGRIANYGVSVETAEEALTAIARPNVSTVQIIVNAFRLKPVEEVLPAAAAAGVGIIARVPLASGLLTGRYSLDTEFAANDHRNYNRDGSAFDVGETFSGVDYATGVRAAAQFTELARGAAPKATAAQAALAWLASRPEISSIIPGARNAEQARANAAAGALELPDSFDAAVRELYDRELRASIHPRW, encoded by the coding sequence ATGATGAAACGAACTCTCGGACGCACTGGATTCGACGTCTCCGTGATCGGGCTCGGCACCTGGCAACTCGGCGCGGACTGGGGCGACGTGAAGGAAGAAGACGCGCTCGCCGTCCTCGACGCCGCGTACGACTCCGGCGTCACCTTCTTCGACACGGCCGACGTGTACGGCGACGGGCGCAGCGAAGCGCTGATCGGCCGCTGGCTGAAGGCCAACCCGGGCGCCTCCGTCACGGTGGCCACCAAGATGGGTCGCCGCGTCGAGCAGCTGCACGAGAACTACACCTTGGACGCCTTCCGCGCCTGGAACGACCGCTCGCGGTCGAACCTCGGCGTTGACACCCTCGACCTCGTTCAGCTGCACTGCCCGCCGACGTCGGTCTACTCCGACGACGCCGTCTACGACGCCCTGGACACGATGGTCGAGGAGGGGCGCATCGCGAACTACGGCGTATCCGTCGAGACCGCCGAGGAGGCGCTGACCGCAATCGCGCGCCCGAACGTCTCGACCGTGCAGATCATCGTGAACGCGTTCCGCCTCAAGCCGGTCGAGGAGGTGCTCCCGGCCGCGGCTGCCGCGGGCGTCGGCATCATCGCGCGCGTCCCCCTGGCCTCGGGCCTTCTGACCGGCCGCTACTCGCTCGACACCGAGTTCGCGGCCAACGACCACCGCAACTACAACCGCGACGGCTCCGCGTTCGACGTCGGAGAGACGTTCTCCGGCGTCGACTACGCCACCGGGGTGCGCGCGGCAGCGCAGTTCACGGAGCTGGCCCGCGGGGCCGCACCGAAGGCGACGGCCGCGCAGGCCGCCCTGGCCTGGCTCGCGTCGCGCCCGGAGATCTCCTCGATCATCCCCGGTGCGCGCAACGCCGAACAGGCGCGCGCCAACGCGGCGGCAGGGGCGCTGGAGCTGCCGGACTCGTTCGACGCCGCCGTGCGCGAGCTTTACGACCGCGAGCTGCGCGCCTCCATCCACCCGCGCTGGTAG
- a CDS encoding DUF4040 family protein, whose translation MPGIPLTLLILFVAVAATPVLTRVFGRAAGWPLALAYLGAAAAFTPTAVAVMNGERPTWSVDWVPSWGVEFGFAADGLGVVFAFIALIIGAAVFAYSTRYLAKGPNLSFYWVMAFFTLAMLGLVLADDLLLLFVCWEFTSLASFLLIARSGHGGQPASMRTLLMTFIGGLFLLAAVAAIVWRTGTFSVSEALGHEVWANDAGFTSLVAVLVLLAAFSKSAQFPFHVWLPDAMAAATPVSAYLHAAAVVKAGIFLLMRFSPAFHETPVWNATLIIAGLFTAALGGWFALKQDDLKKLMAYSTVSQLGFIVATIGVGTEAALTAAILHTIAHALFKSGLFMMVGVVDHAVHTRDLRRIPQLYRAMPVSFAVMVLGCASMAGIPPMLGFVSKEGIFAALLEAPGGTTLGYLALIAGAGAAVLTFAYCVKITFGGFVDGTSDREIERTDPWLLGTAALPILASIPLIFTLSSFDNPLTIATKAALPNSDPHPHISLWHGVTPELIATGVVLAIGVVVILRRAALGRWIGARPHGLSGAEVLEGLNQAVARVGHALASVFVVADGIKRHTAFMLGLFALVVLAGVGALVGRGELTPMVSDLSRPVDAVLLVLITLAVVFVCRAKSRLGATVSLSAVGILATVQIMALGAPDVGLTQLLVETLTIIVIMLVLQKLPLSFGRQSGPRRTGALLLAGVVGLAAFAATWALTGRRERSAVADYYLENAYDVTGGYNIVNVILVEFRALDTLGELAVLGMAGVAIIAVLSTVRQRFLDPETKRRQEDEEELSPALKAEGTTAHRAITNAWGNVAPLQLMLRVINPVLAIVSALLFWRGHNEPGGGFIAALVGSAIVGFIYLSASRDRQVGPPRLPVFLIGGGVSVAVGTGLFGVVKYGSFLQPSHFDIGSLHMSSSLVFDVGVYMAVLGLVMVAFNLLGVSPEDIQRPGAEQLRERTDETVEGELPGPLNTVRGERPERIAARTQFISSGEPPREGGR comes from the coding sequence ATGCCGGGCATTCCTCTGACGCTCCTGATCCTGTTCGTCGCCGTCGCCGCTACACCCGTACTCACGCGTGTGTTCGGCCGTGCGGCCGGGTGGCCGCTGGCGCTCGCCTACCTTGGCGCGGCGGCCGCTTTCACGCCGACGGCTGTGGCGGTCATGAACGGTGAACGTCCCACGTGGTCGGTCGACTGGGTCCCGAGCTGGGGAGTCGAATTCGGCTTCGCGGCCGACGGCCTGGGCGTCGTCTTCGCCTTCATCGCGTTGATCATCGGTGCCGCGGTCTTCGCCTACTCCACCCGGTACCTCGCCAAAGGCCCGAACCTCAGCTTCTACTGGGTCATGGCCTTCTTCACGCTGGCCATGCTGGGGCTCGTGCTCGCCGACGATTTGCTGCTGCTCTTCGTCTGCTGGGAATTCACGTCCCTGGCCTCCTTCCTGCTGATCGCCCGCTCCGGGCATGGCGGGCAACCGGCGTCGATGCGCACCCTGCTGATGACGTTCATCGGCGGCCTGTTCCTGCTCGCCGCCGTCGCCGCCATCGTCTGGCGCACCGGGACCTTCTCCGTCTCCGAAGCCCTCGGCCACGAGGTCTGGGCCAACGACGCCGGCTTCACCTCGCTGGTGGCGGTCCTCGTCCTGCTGGCGGCCTTCTCCAAGAGCGCGCAGTTCCCGTTCCACGTCTGGCTGCCCGACGCGATGGCCGCGGCGACGCCCGTGTCCGCCTATCTGCACGCCGCCGCCGTCGTCAAGGCCGGTATCTTCCTGCTGATGCGCTTCAGCCCCGCATTCCACGAGACCCCGGTCTGGAACGCGACACTGATCATCGCCGGCCTGTTCACGGCGGCGCTCGGCGGCTGGTTCGCCCTGAAGCAGGACGACCTCAAGAAGCTCATGGCGTACTCGACCGTCAGCCAGCTCGGCTTTATCGTCGCCACCATCGGCGTCGGCACCGAAGCCGCGCTCACGGCCGCCATCCTGCACACGATTGCTCACGCCCTGTTCAAGTCCGGGCTCTTCATGATGGTCGGCGTCGTCGACCACGCCGTGCACACGCGCGACCTGCGCCGCATTCCTCAGCTCTACCGGGCCATGCCCGTTTCTTTCGCCGTCATGGTCCTCGGCTGCGCATCGATGGCGGGCATCCCGCCGATGCTCGGCTTCGTTTCGAAGGAGGGCATCTTCGCGGCCCTGCTCGAGGCCCCGGGCGGAACCACCCTCGGCTATCTCGCGCTCATCGCCGGCGCGGGGGCCGCGGTCCTGACCTTCGCCTACTGCGTCAAGATCACCTTCGGCGGGTTCGTCGACGGCACCAGCGACCGGGAGATCGAGCGCACCGACCCCTGGCTGCTGGGAACCGCGGCGCTGCCGATCCTCGCGTCGATCCCGCTGATCTTCACGCTCTCCAGCTTCGATAATCCGCTGACGATCGCCACCAAGGCGGCGTTGCCGAACAGCGACCCGCACCCGCACATTTCGCTGTGGCACGGGGTGACGCCTGAACTCATCGCGACCGGCGTCGTGTTGGCGATCGGCGTCGTCGTCATTCTGCGCCGGGCCGCACTCGGGCGCTGGATCGGTGCCCGCCCCCACGGCCTCTCCGGAGCCGAGGTGCTCGAGGGCCTCAACCAGGCGGTCGCCAGGGTCGGTCACGCCCTCGCCAGCGTCTTCGTGGTAGCTGACGGCATCAAGCGCCACACCGCGTTCATGCTCGGCCTGTTCGCACTCGTCGTCTTGGCCGGCGTGGGTGCGCTCGTCGGGCGCGGCGAGCTGACGCCCATGGTCAGCGACCTCAGCCGCCCGGTGGACGCGGTCCTGTTGGTGCTGATCACGCTGGCCGTCGTGTTCGTGTGCCGCGCGAAGTCGAGGCTCGGCGCGACGGTCTCGCTCTCCGCCGTCGGCATCCTCGCCACGGTGCAGATCATGGCCCTCGGCGCGCCCGACGTCGGTCTGACCCAGTTGCTGGTCGAAACGCTGACGATCATCGTCATCATGCTCGTCCTGCAGAAGCTACCGCTGAGCTTCGGCCGGCAGTCGGGCCCCCGCCGCACCGGCGCGCTGCTGCTCGCCGGCGTCGTGGGCCTCGCGGCCTTCGCCGCGACCTGGGCGCTCACGGGGCGCCGCGAACGCAGCGCGGTCGCGGACTACTACCTCGAGAACGCGTACGACGTCACCGGCGGCTACAACATCGTCAACGTCATCCTCGTCGAATTCCGTGCCCTCGATACCCTAGGTGAGCTCGCCGTGCTCGGCATGGCCGGCGTCGCCATCATCGCCGTGCTCTCCACCGTCCGCCAGCGCTTCCTCGACCCCGAGACCAAGCGCCGCCAGGAGGACGAGGAAGAGCTGAGCCCCGCGCTCAAGGCCGAAGGCACGACGGCGCACCGCGCGATCACCAACGCGTGGGGCAACGTCGCTCCGCTGCAGCTCATGCTCCGGGTCATCAACCCCGTGCTCGCGATCGTCTCGGCGCTGTTGTTCTGGCGCGGCCACAACGAGCCCGGTGGCGGCTTCATCGCCGCGCTCGTCGGCTCGGCGATCGTCGGTTTCATCTATCTGTCGGCGTCCCGCGACCGGCAGGTGGGCCCGCCCCGGCTGCCCGTGTTCCTGATTGGCGGCGGCGTCTCCGTCGCCGTCGGAACGGGCCTCTTCGGAGTCGTGAAGTACGGTTCGTTCCTGCAGCCGTCGCACTTCGACATCGGCAGTCTGCACATGTCCAGCTCGCTGGTCTTCGACGTCGGCGTGTACATGGCTGTCCTCGGACTCGTCATGGTCGCGTTCAACCTGCTCGGTGTCAGCCCGGAGGACATCCAGCGCCCAGGCGCTGAGCAGCTCCGCGAGCGCACCGACGAAACGGTGGAGGGTGAACTGCCCGGACCGTTGAACACGGTTCGCGGCGAGCGTCCGGAACGGATCGCCGCACGCACCCAGTTCATTTCATCCGGCGAACCGCCACGGGAGGGGGGACGATGA
- a CDS encoding sodium:proton antiporter → MILAMTVGVLAAGGTYLLLQREMVRMVFGVGLLSHAANFLLLASGVPAWRDEPLVNRMDMAQAADPLPQAFVLTAIVITLAVTIFMLALAVLGHNDDTRRPPETGETHEK, encoded by the coding sequence ATGATTCTCGCGATGACCGTAGGAGTGCTCGCCGCCGGCGGCACCTACCTGCTCTTGCAGCGGGAGATGGTGCGCATGGTCTTCGGCGTGGGCCTGCTGAGCCACGCCGCCAACTTCCTGCTGCTGGCCTCCGGCGTGCCGGCCTGGCGCGACGAGCCGCTCGTGAACCGCATGGACATGGCCCAGGCCGCTGATCCGCTGCCCCAGGCCTTCGTGCTCACGGCCATTGTCATCACCCTGGCCGTGACGATCTTCATGCTGGCGCTGGCAGTGCTTGGCCACAACGACGACACCCGGCGTCCGCCGGAAACAG
- a CDS encoding metallophosphoesterase family protein produces the protein MEHDETRQNHSSAPSVGRRSVLAGAGVATVAGLVGAAAAAPAAASPGAKPNAAMPVKFGADGRLRIVQFNDTQDTHLTDKRTIELIEKTLDAEKPGFVVINGDVINGGPPTATQVKQAYNNILAPIEERGIKFAITFGNHDEDSLGNNTGMTEQKLVDWMHDAYEHNLNPAVDPKLTGHSNGQILFKSSKTNKPAFGVWLLDSNRYAPGTIGGQSRDGLKNYDWIHSDQVQWYRETSIATEKRFGRKIPSLAYFHIPLWEHHHMWFGSQFGSDDATHAAAAKLHGIVGEKNEDVYVGAWNSGLFAAMQERGDVRGAYVGHDHINTYMGDYFGIELGYGPGTGYGAYGLSGAQQHRLRGARVFELDENVDGVYTGTRTVFASDLGIDTTPGNQRISEPAPLP, from the coding sequence ATGGAACATGACGAAACTCGCCAGAATCACTCCTCCGCGCCCAGCGTCGGACGCCGCAGCGTACTCGCCGGCGCCGGCGTCGCAACCGTCGCCGGCCTCGTCGGCGCGGCAGCAGCCGCCCCGGCCGCCGCGTCTCCCGGCGCCAAGCCAAACGCCGCGATGCCGGTGAAGTTCGGTGCCGACGGCCGGCTGCGGATCGTCCAGTTCAACGACACGCAGGACACCCACCTGACAGACAAACGCACCATCGAGCTGATCGAGAAGACACTCGACGCCGAGAAGCCGGGCTTCGTGGTGATCAACGGCGATGTCATCAACGGCGGACCGCCCACCGCTACGCAGGTCAAGCAGGCCTACAACAACATCCTCGCCCCGATCGAGGAGCGCGGGATCAAGTTCGCGATCACGTTCGGCAACCACGACGAGGACTCGCTCGGCAACAACACGGGGATGACCGAGCAGAAGCTCGTGGACTGGATGCACGACGCGTACGAGCACAATCTGAACCCCGCCGTCGACCCGAAACTCACGGGGCACTCGAACGGGCAGATCCTGTTCAAGTCGTCGAAGACCAACAAGCCGGCCTTCGGCGTCTGGCTGCTTGACTCCAACCGCTACGCACCCGGCACCATCGGCGGTCAGAGCCGCGACGGGCTGAAGAACTACGACTGGATCCACTCCGACCAGGTCCAGTGGTACCGCGAGACATCAATCGCCACAGAGAAGCGGTTCGGCCGCAAGATCCCCTCGCTCGCCTACTTCCACATCCCGCTCTGGGAGCACCACCACATGTGGTTCGGCAGCCAGTTCGGCTCCGACGATGCCACGCACGCCGCCGCCGCGAAGCTGCACGGGATCGTCGGCGAGAAGAACGAGGACGTGTACGTCGGCGCCTGGAATTCCGGCCTGTTCGCGGCCATGCAGGAGCGCGGTGACGTCCGCGGCGCCTACGTCGGCCACGACCACATCAACACGTACATGGGTGACTACTTCGGGATCGAGCTCGGATACGGCCCGGGGACCGGCTACGGTGCCTACGGGCTCTCGGGGGCGCAGCAGCACCGCCTGCGCGGCGCCCGAGTGTTCGAGCTCGACGAGAATGTCGACGGGGTCTACACCGGCACGCGCACCGTGTTTGCGTCCGACCTCGGCATCGACACGACGCCGGGCAACCAGCGGATCAGCGAGCCCGCCCCGCTGCCCTGA